A segment of the Prochlorococcus marinus str. MIT 9215 genome:
CCGGGAGAGAAAGAGATGGAATTCCAAGGCCAGCAATTTGCTCTGTAGCAGTTCCTGCATTTGACAAGCCAACTTCTGCCATATTGGCCCATAAATTGAATTTACCTTTTCCAATCACTACATATTGATCTTTCTTTTTCCAAACTGAATCTTCCTCAATGTGAAATTTAACTTTACTTTGTTTTTTAAAACCATATTTTTTTAAATAACTTTGAATTTGAATCACATTCGCATTAATACTCAAAGGCAAAAGTATTACTAAATCGTTTGATAAATAAAAATCTTGCAAACAATTAAGAAAATTATCAAGATTTTTTAATGCTTCTGGGTATCTACTTCCAGCTAATAAAATAATCCTTTTAAAAGAAATAATATTTGATATCTTATCATTTTTTACATTAACAAAATCCATCATTGGATTACCTAAGTATTTTGCATCAATATTTTTTTTATTCAAATTATTAGCTGTGAGTTGATCTCTCATAATTAAATTTTTGCATCTTGGAGATTTCATTAAAAACATTTCCCATGGATCCCATTCAGAACCTTTTAACTTATGATAAAAATCGCTTAAACCCCACCCAGGCCCATTACTCCATGTATGATCACTTTTTGGAGTTCCAATAAAACTAAATTCGCATTCTGAACTCCAAGCATAAAGTAATGGCAAGAAATCGCCTACTGCGATAATTCTGCAGTTATTTTTTGACTTTTGTTTTACTAGTAAAAAATTTCTCAAATTATCAATTAAAAATCCTGCGAATAAATCAAGCAAAAATCCCTTCAGACTTTGATTACTAAAACCTCCACTAGGAAGCTCTTTTGAATATCCTATTTTACGAAAATTCTTTGATTTTATGAAATTAAACGCATCTCCATTTCCTACTAGAGGTAAAACTTCAATATTTTTATTTTTTATTTTTTTTATTAATCTTTTTATTATTTCCGATGTAATTACATCTTCTCCATGACCATTACATATAAATAATAGAGAATGAGACACCTTACTGTTAAGATCATAAAAAGACTCATTCAAATCTTTTTCGGCGGCATGGCCAAGTGGTAAGGCAGAGGATTGCAAATCCTTTATCCCCAGTTCGAATCTGGGTGCCGCCTTCTTTAATTTTGATACTAAATTCCCTATCAACCCTTCTAAAACTTTGAGTTTTTTATATCTGTTATACATTTTTAGAGAAAAATTCTTGGAATTACTGGTTGGTAAGTGGGCGGCCAGTTGACCACATTGTTATTCCAAAATATTTGCAATAATTTCATTATCTCACTTGCTGACTAAATATGATTTTTCTCTCGATAAAAAATAAAATCCATCCTTTTACCATTTTTGATTTAATTTGAAATATTTTTCAATAGAAATAAAATCATTTCCAAAGTATTTCGCAACAAAAAATAAAAAACTTCAACTGTAGTGTTTTAAAAAAATGGTTTTAGCTTTTTTAACTGATTTTAATAATCGTTATCTGCTACACACATTCCTAGACACCTAATACCATTAGAAAAAGTTCTTTTACAATGATTACACAAGACTTGTTCCTCTTCAAAAGTTGAATGCTTTCTTATATTATTTTGAGTTTTTGGACTTATTGAATCTTTGTGTAAATCACTAATTTCCATTGTTGGAATTGTTAGTTGAATCGATACTAACAACAAGTGAAGCATTTGTGTTGGAAGAAGGTATATCCATAATTTTTACAGTTTCTTTAGGTTCATCAATAACTTGTTTTTTTTCAGTACTCTCATCAACTGCACAGGCCTCAAGAGCCTCTCTAAGAAGTGAATCAAAAGTTGCTCCAGGCAATCTATGTCTTGCAACCTCAAGAAAAGTTCTCGGTAACGATTCAGAAGCAGCATCTCGTAAAGCAGGATTATTCTTTCTATGTTCTTGTTCTTCTTCTATTGATTTAATAAACCTCAATGTGACATCTCTTTTGGTAGAGGCTTTTATAAGCGTATCATTTTCAGGATTACTAACATAAGGCTCATTTTCAAGATCACTAAGCCTTTTTTCTAAACTATTTAAAACTTCATTCGCTTCTTTACTAATATGTGCTAATTGACCATCGGACAAGTTAGGTAAATCAGCAACAAAAACTTTCCCATGATCCCTTAATGTCAAAAAAGTAGGTCTTGGTCCTTGAGCCTGTCTCCCACTTGATTCGGAATTATTACCTATTGGCCTTTTTGGAGGTGTAGGACCAGCTGAACTACGTCTACGTGTAATTCTTTGGTTATTTGCAAAGGGCATTGAATAAAAGGTTAAATCTTAATACTTAAACTTCCGACATAATTCGGCGGTAATTTTATTATATTACACCTAACTTTTTCATTTGGGTATAAGAAAATAATTTTTAAAAAATTTATTTTTAAAAAATTGATAAAAATTTAAGTTAAAATTTCGGGTAAAAATTTACTGATTGTTGCATTATCTTTACGAACTATCTTTCCAATCTCCCAACTATCTATGTCATGATCTTTACAGATATTATATATTCTGTCTTTAAATTGTTTATCAATAATTAAACAAAATCCCACTCCAAGATTGAAAGTATTCCAAAAATCTTTTTCAGGAATCGATCCTATCTTTTTAAGAAATTCAAATAAAATGGGTATTTCCCAAGAATTGGTATTGATATAGGGAATAAAATCAGAAGGTATACATCTTGGCAGATTCTCTGGAATTCCTCCACCAGTAATATGAGACATGGCTTTAATTTCTATATCTTCAGATAAAATTTGACCAATAACATTATTGTAAATTTTTGTAGGTTTCAATAACTCATCATAAAAACTTAAGTGAGAAACTTTTTCAAATTCCTTTTCTATTTGATTATTGTTTTGGATAATTTTTCTTACTAGACTAAAGCCATTACTATGAACTCCATTACTTTTTAAAGCAATTATTAAGTCATTTTCAGATACTTTTTTACCATTAATAAGCTTATCCTCATCGACTATTCCAACACAAAATCCTGCAAGATCATACTTATTTTTTGAATAAAATCCTGGCATTTCAGCAGTTTCTCCGCCGAGTAATGAACAGTTATTTTCTCCGCAGCCATGTGAAATTCCCTGAACAACCCTCAACAATTGTTTCTTATCAAGCTTACCAGTAGCAATATAATCCAGAAAAAATAACGGTTTTGCACCACTAGTAATGATATCGTTAATGCACATAGCAACTAAATCAATACCAACCTCAAAGTGAAAGTTTTTACTTTGGGCTAATTCTAATTTTGTTCCAACACCATCAGTTCCCGAAACAAGAACTGGTTTTTTAAAACTATCGATAGGAATTCGAAACAAGCCTCCGAACCCGCCAATACCCTCAATCACATTAGATGTATGAGTTCCTTCAACTGCCTGTTTAATTTCGGAAACAAATTCTCGTCCAGCTTCTATATCGACACCTGATGTTTTGTAATCCATAAAATAAAAATGATAGACTCTCCCTATATAGATATTCCTCCTAAGATTACTTTTGTCCAGTAATTATTTATCAAATAGATTTTTTTTTTAAAACAAAGTGAAGAAAGTAATAATAAGAAAAACTGAAGAAATAGAAAATTGGAAGAGAAATATAAATAATGAAATTAACTTTATTCCAACAATGGGTAATCTTCATAATGGACATATAAAATTAATTTCAACAGCAAAAAATGACAATTCTAATGTTAATTTAGTAAGTATTTTTATTAATCCACTTCAATTCGATAACAAGTTAGACTTAGAGAATTACCCTAAAACAATTGATAATGATATAAAAATCTCCTTTTCAAATGGCGCGGATGCCATCTTCATCCCAAGTAATGAAGATATATATCCACCAAATAATAAAAATATTAAATTCCTAAAAGCTCCCATAGAATTATCTTCTGCATTATGTGGATTAAATCGAATTGGACATTTTGATGGCGTTTGTACAGTAGTTTATAGATTACTTAATCTCATCAAGCCTAAAAATCTTTACTTAGGAGAAAAAGATTGGCAACAACTTTTAATTTTAAAAAATCTTGTCCTAAAAGAAAAATTAAATGTTGCTATTAAATCTATTCCTACACAAAGAGATTTTGATGGAATTCCTTTAAGTTCACGTAATGTACATTTATCAAAAAACGAAAGGAAATTGATTAGGTTTTTTTCAAGTGAGTTATTAGAAGCAAAAAAAAATTTTCAACAAGAAAAAAATATCAATTTAAACGAAATAATTAAAAAGTTATCAGCAAAAAAAATTTCAATCGAATATTTAGAGCACTTACACCCTCATACCCTCCAAAAAGCAAGACTTGAGGATAATATTTCGTTACTGGCTGGTGCGATAAGATGTGGAGAGACAAGATTAATTGATCACGTTTTCCTAATGAAAAGAAGGCCGATTATTGCGATTGATGGTCCTGCAGGGTCAGGTAAAAGTACTGTAACAAAGTTAATAGCGAAGAAACTTAAACTTCTATATTTAGATACTGGCGCAATGTATAGGGCACTGAGTTGGCTTTTACTTAAAGAAAATATTGACTATAAAAAAGAAAAAAAATTACTGAATATTTTTAAAGATATATCTATTGTTTTCAAGTCAAATACAAATTCACATCAGGATGTTTATGTTAATAACTGCTGTGTTACTGAAGAAATTAGATCGCAAAAGATAAGTTCCATAGTTTCCAAAATCTCCTCAATAAAAGAAGTAAGAAAATTCTTAGTAGAAGAACAAAGAAAAATTGGAGAATCAGGCGGACTTGTAGCTGAGGGAAGAGATATAGGAACTACTGTTTTTCCTAATGCAGAACTTAAAATATTTTTAACTGCCAGCATCGATGAAAGAGCAAAAAGAAGGAAATCTGACAAACAAAGTAAAGACTCACAAGAAATAGATCTTGATACCCTAAAGGAACTTATAGAGAAAAGAGATTTTGAAGATTCTAATAGAGAAATTTCACCTCTAATAAAAGCAAATGACGCAATAGAAATTATTTCGGATGGATACACAATTAATGAAGTGGTGGATAAAATTATTGATCTTTATAATGACAAGATTCCTAAAGAAACTGAGATCAAATAAACTCAAGAAATACTTTCCAAAAAACCGTTCACAGAGTCTTCTAAAATATCTAGGACATAATCGAAGCCTTCATCACCTCCAAAATAGGGGTCAGGAACTTCTTTCTCATTAAAAACTGTTCTAAAATCTTGTATTTTTTTAATTGATGCAAAACCAGCTGAAGCTGCTCTATTTTTCAGATCTTGAATATTTCTAAAATTTGAATCGTCCATCGCAATAATATAGTTAAATTCGTCAAAATCTTTGCTGGTAATTTGACGAGCCCTGCTTAAGATATTTATATCTCTTCTTTCTGCCGCAATTCTCATCCTAGAGTCAGCTTTTTTCCCAATATGCCAGCTCCCAGTTCCAGCAGAATCTACAATAAAGCCATCGGTCAAGCCCTTCTTTTCAATTTGACTTATAAAGATAGCTTCTGCTGCAGGAGACCTACAAATATTTCCCAAACATACAAAAAGAACAGAAATTTTTTTCATATGATTTCAAATTTCAATAAATTATAAGACTTTTAAGTAGTAAATAAAACTTCTTTAATTAAAGATTCAGTAAATTCTTTACCAAACAAACTCGACAACATTGGCCTCGCTGGATCGTTATCTCTTCTATAATTCAAATAATTATTTTGACCGTTTATTAATTCTTTTTGCAGATCAATATTGACTTCTTTGCTTTCGAAAAGAATTTCCAAATACAAATCAAGATATTCCTTAAATGAGGTATAAAGCTGATTAGCAATTAAAAAATCACTTCTTTCTTCTTTAGGTAATTTTGACCATATTGCTCCTGGAGAAAAAAATCTAGCTACATCCACAGACATTTCTTCAGCTAATGGGAGTGATGAATGACAATGATTTTTGAGTTTTATAAGTTTTTCTAATAACTGATTATTGTATTGATTTTGTATTTTTAATGAGGGCTGAAAATCTAACACTAATAAATAAATATTAGGTAGAGAAACAAAATCTACTCCAAAAAATGGGACGTTATAAATAGTATTAGGAATAATTAAAAAATTTAAAACAGAATATTTTGGACTATTTATACACACTGCTCTTGCGAATTGAATTCTTTTTTTATGCGTTACACCCCAAGTACAAAGATTCACATTTTTTTTTGATTTTTTTGAACCATAAGTTGAATCTTTATAAGAATATTCTGAGGGTATTATTTTTTCTAAACAGTTATATTTACTTAAATTATTTGTTAAATATTTTAAAAAAATATGCCATCTCCAATCTGGCCTGTAAAAAATAGTATCTTTTATTAACATTCAATAAATAATCTCATTATTTAATGTAAAAAGGAATTTATTGACAAATTTTTTTGTCCATTTTTCTCCAAAAAAAGATTTAAACAATTTATCTGCAGGGTCTTTTTCAAAACTATACTTATCATATTTAATTTGATTAATCTTTATTTTTTCTGTATCTAAGAATTGATTAACAGGATTAGATTTATGAATTTTCAAATAATTATTTACAAATGAATGGAATATATTATTTAAATCTCTATCAAGATTTAATTTATTTCCTCTACATATAATTACCCATGGCGAAAAATACTTTTTTGAATCATATATATTCTTCATTTTATTATTATCAAATGCAGAATATTTTTTTTTAATAATGCCTAAACTTGAACAATATTTTTCGAGATATTTGCCTTCTTGAATTAAAGGTTGATAATCAAGTATTGCTAATAACTTTTGAGAAGTTCCAAACCATAAAATATCAGCTCCTAAAATAGGCATTTCACAATCAAAATTAGGATATGCAACCGTATTAAACACTTGCAGTTTTTTGCCACCATCTAATCTTGTTATTCGCCACTTTCTATATTCGGGAGATGAAAAAAGCCAATTTTTAATAATATATTTTGAGTCTTCATTATGATGTTCTTTAAATTCGCTAGATATTCGTACTTCATGACCATTTAATTCATCAATATTGGTTTTAAGAAAATCAACTAATGAATCAAACATAAATATTAGGTCTCGGTACTTCCTTTCCTGACTTTTTTTGTAATGTAATTGAATACAATCTTTCCTAAAACAGCAATCAAGTTACCTTCAAGCTCCTTAAACATTTTCATATTGTAAGTAAAAGCTTGATTAGCTTCATCAATAATTTGATCAGCAGTCTTTTGATTTATTGGCAGTTGATTCAAAGTAAGGGAATATTCTTCCTTGAATTTCTTTTCATCAGCAATTAATTCAAACTCATAAAAATTTAAACCATCATTTCCCTGCAAATTTAATGCTTTTTTAGCGATCCTTTTCAAGATTTGCCCTCCAGATAAATCTCCTATATAGCGAGTGTAGTGATGACCAACTAATAGCTCCGGCGAATTTTTTGCGACCTCTCGGATTCTTTCAACATATTCTTTTGCTGAGTGCGAAATATTAATTTCATTCTTCCAGTTTTCACCAAAATAAAATTTAAGATCATTTACAAGAGTTTCTTTCCTGTATAACGATTTAAAACCTATAGGTTTTATTACGGGATGTTCCTCATTGACCAGTCTTTCAATTTCTTCTTCCATAGCTTCATAAACAAAATATAAATCACTAATTAATTTTCTATAAGATTTTTTTTCAACAACTCCTTTTAAAAAACAAGCCACAAAGCCAGTATTTTCTGCCATAGTGTGGGATTTTTTTGTCCCTTCTCTTAATTGTCCTGCAAGAGCAACTGCCATATATTTTGAATTATTTTTGTAAGTGTATTTAATCTACAAGGAAAATACACAAAACAGCTAATTTTTGTTACCAGCAGATGTTGTAGAGAATAACTTATAAAGTTCTTTACAAACCAAAAAAAGGTTATCTTTTTGTTCCTTTTGCGGTAAATGAGTACCAGTCATTTCCCAATCACCGATGGTAGCCACTCTCCATCTCTCGGAGGGAACAATCATACCTCGCATTATTACTCCCAACAATTTCGGAACTCTTGAATTGTTATCATTTTCAATTCTTAATTGCAAGAGTATTGCTCTACATTCAATAAGAGGACTCCAACCAGGAAAATGAAACGCAAAATCAATAGTATCTTGCATGGATTCATTATTTGAATTGTCCCAGGGACTAAAGTTTACGCTTGCATCTGGAAAATATTTCCTAAACAAAGCTGCAGTAGAAGCAATTTTATTGGCAATTTCAACATTACTTACATTTGAACTCGCATTCATAAAGTAATTAAGTATTTTTTTTGAAAATGACATAATTTGCTTTAACTTGCTTATTAACTACTTTTTCTTTTAATAAAGATGTTGAAATGCTGATCAACAAACTATTCTCTATTCACATTTGAATAATAAATTTCTAGTTTTTAAAGAAAATAACTCATCGCAAATTACAATACGAGGAACTTCAATGAGTTATATTTTATTAATTAAATGCTATGCCAAAATTTGAAAAATTAACTTTACCTAATGAAGGCGAGATAATAACTTTTAATCAAG
Coding sequences within it:
- a CDS encoding lipid-A-disaccharide synthase-related protein, with product MSHSLLFICNGHGEDVITSEIIKRLIKKIKNKNIEVLPLVGNGDAFNFIKSKNFRKIGYSKELPSGGFSNQSLKGFLLDLFAGFLIDNLRNFLLVKQKSKNNCRIIAVGDFLPLLYAWSSECEFSFIGTPKSDHTWSNGPGWGLSDFYHKLKGSEWDPWEMFLMKSPRCKNLIMRDQLTANNLNKKNIDAKYLGNPMMDFVNVKNDKISNIISFKRIILLAGSRYPEALKNLDNFLNCLQDFYLSNDLVILLPLSINANVIQIQSYLKKYGFKKQSKVKFHIEEDSVWKKKDQYVVIGKGKFNLWANMAEVGLSNAGTATEQIAGLGIPSLSLPGPGPQFTKSFAKRQSRLLGGSVLVCKNKKILLKRLSLLLKEKVNRLEQAKIGKKRMGKSGASKKIADSINLNLLS
- the purM gene encoding phosphoribosylformylglycinamidine cyclo-ligase is translated as MDYKTSGVDIEAGREFVSEIKQAVEGTHTSNVIEGIGGFGGLFRIPIDSFKKPVLVSGTDGVGTKLELAQSKNFHFEVGIDLVAMCINDIITSGAKPLFFLDYIATGKLDKKQLLRVVQGISHGCGENNCSLLGGETAEMPGFYSKNKYDLAGFCVGIVDEDKLINGKKVSENDLIIALKSNGVHSNGFSLVRKIIQNNNQIEKEFEKVSHLSFYDELLKPTKIYNNVIGQILSEDIEIKAMSHITGGGIPENLPRCIPSDFIPYINTNSWEIPILFEFLKKIGSIPEKDFWNTFNLGVGFCLIIDKQFKDRIYNICKDHDIDSWEIGKIVRKDNATISKFLPEILT
- a CDS encoding bifunctional pantoate--beta-alanine ligase/(d)CMP kinase; protein product: MKKVIIRKTEEIENWKRNINNEINFIPTMGNLHNGHIKLISTAKNDNSNVNLVSIFINPLQFDNKLDLENYPKTIDNDIKISFSNGADAIFIPSNEDIYPPNNKNIKFLKAPIELSSALCGLNRIGHFDGVCTVVYRLLNLIKPKNLYLGEKDWQQLLILKNLVLKEKLNVAIKSIPTQRDFDGIPLSSRNVHLSKNERKLIRFFSSELLEAKKNFQQEKNINLNEIIKKLSAKKISIEYLEHLHPHTLQKARLEDNISLLAGAIRCGETRLIDHVFLMKRRPIIAIDGPAGSGKSTVTKLIAKKLKLLYLDTGAMYRALSWLLLKENIDYKKEKKLLNIFKDISIVFKSNTNSHQDVYVNNCCVTEEIRSQKISSIVSKISSIKEVRKFLVEEQRKIGESGGLVAEGRDIGTTVFPNAELKIFLTASIDERAKRRKSDKQSKDSQEIDLDTLKELIEKRDFEDSNREISPLIKANDAIEIISDGYTINEVVDKIIDLYNDKIPKETEIK
- a CDS encoding low molecular weight protein-tyrosine-phosphatase, giving the protein MKKISVLFVCLGNICRSPAAEAIFISQIEKKGLTDGFIVDSAGTGSWHIGKKADSRMRIAAERRDINILSRARQITSKDFDEFNYIIAMDDSNFRNIQDLKNRAASAGFASIKKIQDFRTVFNEKEVPDPYFGGDEGFDYVLDILEDSVNGFLESIS
- a CDS encoding phycoerythrobilin:ferredoxin oxidoreductase, with protein sequence MLIKDTIFYRPDWRWHIFLKYLTNNLSKYNCLEKIIPSEYSYKDSTYGSKKSKKNVNLCTWGVTHKKRIQFARAVCINSPKYSVLNFLIIPNTIYNVPFFGVDFVSLPNIYLLVLDFQPSLKIQNQYNNQLLEKLIKLKNHCHSSLPLAEEMSVDVARFFSPGAIWSKLPKEERSDFLIANQLYTSFKEYLDLYLEILFESKEVNIDLQKELINGQNNYLNYRRDNDPARPMLSSLFGKEFTESLIKEVLFTT
- a CDS encoding 15,16-dihydrobiliverdin:ferredoxin oxidoreductase; translation: MFDSLVDFLKTNIDELNGHEVRISSEFKEHHNEDSKYIIKNWLFSSPEYRKWRITRLDGGKKLQVFNTVAYPNFDCEMPILGADILWFGTSQKLLAILDYQPLIQEGKYLEKYCSSLGIIKKKYSAFDNNKMKNIYDSKKYFSPWVIICRGNKLNLDRDLNNIFHSFVNNYLKIHKSNPVNQFLDTEKIKINQIKYDKYSFEKDPADKLFKSFFGEKWTKKFVNKFLFTLNNEIIY
- a CDS encoding heme oxygenase (biliverdin-producing), coding for MAVALAGQLREGTKKSHTMAENTGFVACFLKGVVEKKSYRKLISDLYFVYEAMEEEIERLVNEEHPVIKPIGFKSLYRKETLVNDLKFYFGENWKNEINISHSAKEYVERIREVAKNSPELLVGHHYTRYIGDLSGGQILKRIAKKALNLQGNDGLNFYEFELIADEKKFKEEYSLTLNQLPINQKTADQIIDEANQAFTYNMKMFKELEGNLIAVLGKIVFNYITKKVRKGSTET